The genomic segment TCCTTAGTTCATAAAAAGGTTCCAATATAGAAAAACAGTGGTGTACCATTGCCtcttatagttccaggggtatcctgGGTGCAAATAAGCACTcagcccaaatctcaccctaattgaccttcaagctaaGTTTCAGCTGtatttaaaagagcaaatagCAATCttaccctaaatggccttcaggttGAATGTGCCAGTATACTTAGAGAGTGCATACTTCTATAGCCAATGTGTAttggccctagggttgccacctggccggtattttaccggcctggccggtaaaaatgatggttgatcccaatgttattaatagggaaaaattataaatatatagaaaggccggtatttttttccagaaaaagtggcaaccctaattggccCACAAGTGCTACAGTGAAATTTGGATGGAGGGGGCTTGACTATACTGGTTAACAGCATGTTTCTGTCCCTATAGGAGGATGGAATATGCCACCAGACAGCCGCTATGTTACCTTAACTGGAACAATTACTCGAGGTAAGAAGAAGGGCCAGATGGTGGACATCCATGTCTCACTAACTGAGAGAGAACTTCAAGAGCTTGCCAAATGTAAAGAGCCTTTGCAGGcagagccagaagaaggcaagAAGAGCTATTCCACAGGCTGGGATAGGGGTCCACACATTGTGCTTTGGAGTCTACTTTGTCTACCAGTTGTATTTGTACTCTCCTTTGTACTGTCCTTCTATTATGGAACTATCACCTGGTACAACATCTTCTTGGTGTACAACGAGGAGAGGACTTTCTGGCATAAGATCACTGTTTGCCCCTTCCTAATCATGTTCTACCCCATCATTATTGTGGTTGTGTCCCTGTCCTTAGCCCTCTACACAGCGGTGACTCAGATCTCCTGGTCTTTTGAAGAGTGGTGGCACGCGGTGAGGGACATGGAGAAAGGATTCTGTGGCTGGATCTGCAGCAAACTAGGGCTTGAGGATTGTTCTCCGTACAGTATTGTGGAGCTTCTGGACTCGGACAATATCTCTGGAAGTCTGTCGGCAAAAGGCTCCACGTTAGGGGTAGAAACATCAGCTGTTTGATGCTTTGTTGCCCTCCAGATCTGTTCCTTTACATACGGTATTTATCTCTCATGCTGGAATTGGTGATTTCTTGTGCCAATGACTTGCTTCAGACTTACCAGGATCACATGGGTGCTGAAAATGTTATTCACTGAACATTTatccaattgttttttgtttttctttattctcaACATTGTTGTTTTCATTAGGAATGTGTCCTTCCGTTACAGTTGTACAATAGTTCTCCAGTGCAGCTGGATCTGcagtttattattacagcagtAACAAGTTCACTGCttgtcaaaaaacacaaatatgtctCTACATGGCCAGGCCCACCGTAGTTACTGAAAATCCGCCTTAACAGTCCAACCATTCTATGGGGTTTAATTGTGTTTCTATATAGAGGAACCCAGTTTAGAACCCAGAACATTATTGGAtagccatttttatttatttacttgtatTTAAATCTCTGTATGTTGCCTTTGTTTTATTCAGAGAAATAAGAGACACGTGTCTGATTTACTTGCACTCCATTTATTtagctgtgtttcttttatttaccTGGGGATTAGGGGTGACACTTACAGAGTAATGTAAGTCTATTAAATAGCAAATAAAGCCTGTGTTCCAAAAACAGAATTCATTCAGTAACTCAAAAGTAGCTTCCATATAGGAGAGATTATGCAGTGCAATGGTGGGGCTACATGGCCTTTAACCCTTTTAGTTACCCTATGAGTTAAGAAGGCCAGTTAGTTAGATTTGGGGTTCTGTGGTACCTGGGTACCTTTGGAACTATGGCAGTGTGACtgctaccccaatgtttctatacatctgtaaccttgttacaggcctggactaggattcaaaatagaccctggtattacaaatacacagaggcacaaacagcacccccccccccaccagcccattaaatagtgacaaTAGtagtctgtggcatcttacatttgccagaaaccacataTGTACAGTTCAGGCCTTCCTTCTTATAAGCTAAGGGgccccagcttgaaggtcatttagggaaCTATAGCAGAGTAAACAATattccaatgtttctatatatctgtaaccttgttatgagctaagggggtcaagcctgaaggccagttcgTTTGAGATTTAGAGTTACTGCTTATTTATGCCGTGGGCACCCCTGTAACTCATCAGAGtggctttttcagttcaactcgGTTCTGCTATCAGATGTTGAAAGACAAGGACCCTCTGGCGCTGCCCAAACTTTCACTTATTTTTGGAATTTGGTCCTGTACATTGCTAGTGGAGCTATTCATGCCTGTGAGAGAACAGAAATATCCCACCCCAAGGCAAAAGGGAGAGATGACTCAGTACCCTATGTTCGGCTTGTCTGGAGTCCCAGAAAGGTAGAAAGATTTTCAGCCTTAGCACAGCACAGTTAGGATATAGTTGGCACATTGACCAGCcttagttaaaggggacctattgcgaaaatgaatatgtaatataagctttatcataccaaaataagatgttttctaagcataatcaattaaaaattctaaaccatttctgaaatattcaagttacttttcactctccccctctcggcatctgtctctcttcattatGTCCTTATGCAGgtgttgggagtctgattttgaatgaccgttaaatacaatatatcttttaggagctccttttgtctagaatatgtattagagctcgaAACCACGAAACCTGTTTGTCAtcctttttattgggttttcagaaaaataacaggcataaaataatttccatttttgacAAATCATATAAACCAAAGTGATACTAAAGATAAGCATAAACAATGCAGTTTACACCATAggaatcatgtctctctacatgcagcagtTGTGCCAAAGGCAAttaatttgttagattttgtttataatgaaatcagttatttgaatgagctctaatacatctgctaggaaagggagcagCAACCACCCCCACCATAAgagatattggatctaactgtccatgACAATCTCACACCCAACTCCTGagtgaagacagaatgaagagaaacagatgctgacagtgaggataaactttattattttagaaatgctacatcatttttaattgattgtatttacaaagtttcttatttcagtatgatgaagcttatattaaattttcattttgtgatTGTTCCTCTTTAAGCTTTATAATATTGACCTGCCCAAATAATTTTCTCTTTCCATGATGATGTTTAATGATGATGCTGgattttaaagtaacagtaacaccaacaaatacaATTGTATCAATGTAgttttgctctgcactggttTAGAAGGGGGTTAATTCTCTAGGAAATCTAAGTAGGTCAATAGACAATTCGCTGTCAGAGTGAGCTAGATTAATATAATCACAAGGCTGATCGAATAGAGCTCATGCTGTCTGCCCCGGCGCCATACATTGGGAAATACAGAGCATAGGGTTCTAATGTGCAGCTTCACCCTGGGGGACATGCAGGCATATTGAGATTTTTCCAAGAAGCAAACTTCCATTACAAATATCTGCCCCATGGTACACTCCACTGTCACTTTTACCCCAGCTACATCCTGGGAAAGGCATCAGGAGTCACAACAGGAATGTCAGTTCATACACTATGCACTAATGGGTGGATGTCCTGCTATATTAGGGTTGCTTTTCTCAGGGGTCCCATCATCAGAAGCCAATAAAACTGTTTGGGGCTTAAGGGGTGGTGTGCCTGATGGAATCTCTCAATAGAGACATGGTGAAAACATAGACATGTCTACATGTCACAGATCACAGTCACTTCTGCATGGGCCAAATAGGATTTACACAAGTGTTGTTCATGTATAACCCCTATGTGTGTTTTAGTAGAGGCAATTCCCAGTATTGTCTTTGGCAGgatattttttgacattttgtagctgctactagtagctcagATTGTGTTCACCCTAaatcagttggcttctgctacattgtttcaagactcTGAAATAGCAGAAAATCTATTTTTGCGTGCAGTCTCCCAAGtgtgcaaaaatattttgttaatacaGTACATTATTAATTAACCTTCCATAATCCAATTTTACTTTACTGCTGCTTTGTCAATAACCTCAAAGTCATGAtatgttaacccccccccccatcccatcACCTGTATTTGCTGGTGACATAAAAACACA from the Xenopus laevis strain J_2021 chromosome 9_10L, Xenopus_laevis_v10.1, whole genome shotgun sequence genome contains:
- the tmem169.L gene encoding transmembrane protein 169 L homeolog encodes the protein MLAEEIQSDVGVEEHPLKENKSAPQSPLRGTLRRAAAAAVSFEGVIGETTVERKKKKKKEPRPESIIVYRSDSEKVLEDEQADDKDGDRKAEEGSRFLGTPMSDGGWNMPPDSRYVTLTGTITRGKKKGQMVDIHVSLTERELQELAKCKEPLQAEPEEGKKSYSTGWDRGPHIVLWSLLCLPVVFVLSFVLSFYYGTITWYNIFLVYNEERTFWHKITVCPFLIMFYPIIIVVVSLSLALYTAVTQISWSFEEWWHAVRDMEKGFCGWICSKLGLEDCSPYSIVELLDSDNISGSLSAKGSTLGVETSAV